In Halobaculum sp. XH14, the genomic window GGACGAATGAGGCAGCAGACGCTGGCCGGCTGTGCCTTCTGTGAGGCGCCACCCGGGACAGAGACCGGGATTTCCTACACGTGGGGGAAAGAAGAGCGGGTCAGCCACCCGATTTGTGTCGACTGTGCGATTCAGGAGACAGCAAATCCCGACGAGTGTGATCACTACGCCTGTGATAGCTGTGGCCTCGTCGTCGACGCGCTCGCAGCGCTTGCACGGTTTCGGATCGAACTCGGCCATCTCGAAGGCCCGATACAGGTCTGTGCACGGTGTAGTCCAGGCGGGCCGGCAACGTACTGGACGCGCGACCTCGACGCGCACATCGTCACGAATTGAGGTGCTTGGCGGTCGTCCACACGAGTGGAACGGCCCCACGGCGGTAGATCCACAGCTGCCCGTGGCTACACCATCCTACGCCCCAACAGCGCTGTTTGTGTCGCTGTCCGGTCGCTCCGCTATCTTCAACAGACGGGCGCTCCTCGGGATGACTATGGACTGCCCCGCGTGCGGGTCCCCAGTCACCCTCAAGGTCGGACCGGACCGGCCGCTTTCGACGTCGTTGTCCGACGCCGTCCTTGCAGCCGAAGAGGACGAGCATATCGAAGTGACCCGAGACTGTTGGGACTGTGGCTGGCACGAAACGCGGGCGCTTCGCGTCACATCGATCGACACGACCGCCGGCGACGAGACTGCCGTCGAGCGAGCCGCGTTCATCGACGAGATTACCGATGAGCTCGCGGCGATCGGGAGTGTGGATACGCTCGAGGAGACGCTGGCTGCGATCCGCCGGCAACGAGCAACGAACCCGGCGACGACCGATACGGACGACCCCACGGAGTGACCCGACATGCCTGATGCTGAGCCCTGCTATAACGTTCGTGAGCAAACCGGGAATCCCGAGCACGCATCGGTCGACGATGTGGTCGACCTCGTGATCCATCGGGCGCAGAACCCGCGAACCGAGCACGAGGATGCGCATTTCGATACGGCAGTCGCGGCTCTCGTCGACAGATACGGAACGGAGTCGGTCCGGACCGTCATCCACTGCATCCTCGTCGACGACGAGCCGTTCCGGACCGCCACGAACGGTCTTGAGATGCGTAACATCGACGGCGTTCGGATCGGGACGGCAGCCAGCTGGTTCCTCGAGGAGCTGAACGCACAGGCCGACAGCTGAGGGGCCGTTTGAAAGCCCGCGATGAGGGGCCTTCTATCCCCCATTTTTAACCCCTCTTCGCCCTACGTCCCCGTCGAGACTATAATGGCGCCCTCCACTCCGAAAGGCTCAGATCCATCCCCCGATCTACTCGTTGAACTCGTCGAGATACTGGACGCCCACGGGTTGGCAGGTGATTCGTATCAGCTCCACGACGCCGTCGACGTCGACGCACTCGAACAGCTTCTTGCATCCTCGACCGGCGATGTCGAGATCCGGCTCACCGTTGAGGGGGTCCAACTCGTCATCACCCACGACGGCGTTGACGTCCTTCTTGACGAGTCGAACGGGGCACCGGACCAATAGCACGATCGGAGTCTCCCACAACGACCCTCCCTGAAAGCCCTCGGCCGCTCGGCATCCCGCGACCACCGCTGCGCTCCTCGTGCCTGCGGTGCTTGCGGAGTCGGGGGACGACCGAGGCGGCCTCGCCCTTTCTGAGTCCGCCAGGGCAGTAGCTGGATCGCCGAGTGTCGCGGCCGGCTGGTCAAGGTGTGTATGTGACGGCCCGCACCGCTCGCCGCGTTCCGCCCTCCGCGTCGCTCGCGACCGACCATTCCGGGCTGCCTGCCTGCAGTAGCGGGCGGGCTGCCGGGCTAAAATGAATCTGGTCTCGACGCCAGCGGGTATCCCCGTCGGTTGCGCCCCTCGCGGGCTTTCGCGTTCCAGCGCTTTGTGCCGCCTGCGCTGTCGCGCGCCACACCGCGGCGCGCGTTCTCGGCGACAGTCGCGCTGGACACGGACCCGCAGTCCGGGCCGGACACGAGCGGGCATACTCCGCTGGCTGCTCGCTCCGGGCGGGTCGGCGCGCGGTGCTGGTTGGGGCCACCTCATGCAGGCGCGCTCTCGCTCGCGCCCGGGAGGGCGCTCGCGAAGGCGCGAGCGAGAGCGCGCAGTCGGTGCTATCGGTCGTCGACGTCGTCGGAAAACCGCGATGTAGTAGCATCGCGGTGGCGGCGCGCGAGCGCCTTCGGATCAGTGAGATCCAATGTCTAGTAAGAACTCGAGTCGCAAGGTCGTTACGGTCGATGAACAGGCATTCGAACGAACCGAAGACGCGGGCGTCGACGAGGACGGCTTCGAGGTCGTCGACGACCGGCCGGAGTTCCGGGCGACGGTCCAGCAAGAAACGCAGGCGAAGGTGGATTCCAACCACCCCGACGGCATCGTCCAGGACTTCTCGCACCTGCCCCTCGCGCAGGAAGAGAAGATTCGCGCCCGGGAGGCCGAACTGGAGCACATCAGCGCCCAGGCGGAACTCGGCACCCAAGAGGGCCGGGCGAAGCGAACCCGCGAAGTCGTCACCGAACAGCGGCAGCGCACGCGGGCGGAACGTACCCCGGATCGAACGGATCCGCGCGAGCGCCTCTCCCGGATGGAACTGGCGAAGGTGAACCAGGAAGCAGACCGGATCGCACAGCGGCTTCGGACGGACCACAGTCGGGCGGCCGTCTCCCGGGTGCTTGCAAGACGGGTCGCACGGGGTCAGGACATCACCGAAGCGGTGTTCGCGACGATGGACGAACTGAAGGCGGCCCCCGGCGCGATCTGCCCGATC contains:
- a CDS encoding DUF7558 family protein, with translation MRQQTLAGCAFCEAPPGTETGISYTWGKEERVSHPICVDCAIQETANPDECDHYACDSCGLVVDALAALARFRIELGHLEGPIQVCARCSPGGPATYWTRDLDAHIVTN
- a CDS encoding HalOD1 output domain-containing protein, with the translated sequence MAPSTPKGSDPSPDLLVELVEILDAHGLAGDSYQLHDAVDVDALEQLLASSTGDVEIRLTVEGVQLVITHDGVDVLLDESNGAPDQ
- a CDS encoding DNA-binding protein, producing the protein MSSKNSSRKVVTVDEQAFERTEDAGVDEDGFEVVDDRPEFRATVQQETQAKVDSNHPDGIVQDFSHLPLAQEEKIRAREAELEHISAQAELGTQEGRAKRTREVVTEQRQRTRAERTPDRTDPRERLSRMELAKVNQEADRIAQRLRTDHSRAAVSRVLARRVARGQDITEAVFATMDELKAAPGAICPIEDVPDVQTDEVSIEGTVIELWEPSSPKIEQVGLIADETGRTKFTSWVKSDPRIVREGEKVRMRAVKKNWHQGRCSLAVTYDSMIVFPERDDRWWEE